From the Lysobacter sp. FW306-1B-D06B genome, one window contains:
- a CDS encoding S8 family peptidase: MNLRRTLLSVLIAGACTPAFAATVDLSSLDDASVSGRFIVKYRSGSAERVQPLARAKALAAAAERARPQMGARIAGLRGAAALRVDTLRATATGKHVVRASQRLDRAQAEALMRAIASDPNVEYVGVDRLMHASAMPNDPVLATHQMWHYGTGSGGARVTSAWAQGATGAGVVVAVLDTGATHHADLVANLLPGYDFITDKELSGRPTDERVPGGWDLGDFTTAGQCAPGSQPSNSSWHGTHVSGTIAEVTNNGIGGAGVAYNAKVVPVRVLGRCGGYTSDINDAIVWAAGGHIDGVADNPNPAEVINMSLGGSHACEADTQAAIDRAVSLGATVVVAAGNDNEDVSGHAPASCARVVAVGATGYSGQRASYSNYGPGVDLAAPGGAGVEGSPNGYIWSTHNTGKTVPEGDRYVGMTGTSMATPHVAGVVALMQSVAPTPLTPAQVEGLLKASARPFPSKPDRVIGSGILDASAAVDRAKTFGQPLQAAPLTNNVAEAMPPLAAGQSTLYAIVVPANATKLELTSYSGRGTLSVYANYEAEPMPSANIASSVRPGTNEVISIASPAAGTYYFKVVATADAAGVLIRARIY, encoded by the coding sequence ATGAATCTTCGCCGCACTCTGCTGAGCGTCCTGATCGCCGGCGCCTGCACGCCCGCGTTCGCCGCCACGGTGGACCTGTCCTCGCTCGACGACGCCAGCGTCTCCGGGCGTTTCATCGTGAAGTACCGCAGCGGCAGCGCCGAGCGCGTGCAACCGCTGGCGCGGGCCAAGGCCCTGGCCGCGGCGGCCGAACGCGCACGCCCGCAGATGGGCGCACGTATCGCCGGCCTGCGCGGCGCCGCTGCATTGCGCGTCGACACGCTGCGCGCCACCGCCACCGGCAAGCACGTCGTGCGCGCTTCGCAGCGACTGGATCGCGCGCAGGCCGAAGCGCTGATGCGCGCGATCGCCAGCGATCCCAATGTCGAATACGTGGGTGTGGACCGCCTGATGCACGCAAGCGCAATGCCCAACGATCCGGTGTTGGCCACGCACCAGATGTGGCACTACGGCACCGGCAGCGGTGGCGCGCGCGTGACCAGCGCATGGGCGCAAGGCGCGACGGGCGCCGGCGTCGTGGTCGCGGTGCTCGACACCGGCGCCACGCATCACGCCGACCTGGTGGCGAATCTGTTGCCGGGCTACGACTTCATCACCGACAAGGAACTGTCGGGTCGCCCGACGGACGAGCGCGTGCCCGGCGGTTGGGACCTGGGCGACTTCACCACGGCCGGCCAGTGCGCTCCGGGTTCGCAGCCCAGCAACAGCAGCTGGCATGGCACGCACGTGAGCGGCACCATCGCGGAAGTGACGAACAACGGCATCGGCGGCGCGGGCGTCGCCTACAACGCCAAGGTCGTTCCGGTGCGAGTGCTCGGCCGCTGCGGTGGCTACACGTCGGACATCAACGACGCCATCGTGTGGGCGGCGGGTGGCCACATCGACGGCGTGGCCGACAATCCGAATCCGGCGGAAGTGATCAACATGAGTCTGGGTGGCTCGCATGCCTGCGAAGCCGATACGCAGGCCGCGATCGACCGAGCCGTGTCACTGGGCGCGACCGTGGTCGTCGCGGCGGGCAACGACAACGAGGACGTGTCGGGCCACGCGCCCGCCAGTTGCGCGCGCGTGGTTGCGGTGGGCGCGACGGGCTACAGCGGACAGCGCGCGAGTTACTCCAACTATGGTCCCGGCGTGGACCTGGCCGCGCCCGGTGGCGCGGGTGTGGAGGGATCGCCCAACGGCTACATCTGGTCCACCCACAACACCGGCAAGACCGTTCCCGAAGGCGATCGCTACGTCGGCATGACCGGCACCTCGATGGCGACCCCGCACGTCGCCGGCGTCGTCGCGCTCATGCAGAGCGTCGCGCCCACGCCACTCACGCCGGCGCAGGTCGAAGGGCTGTTGAAGGCGTCCGCGCGCCCATTCCCGTCGAAGCCGGACCGGGTCATCGGCTCGGGCATTCTCGACGCATCCGCCGCGGTCGATCGCGCGAAGACCTTCGGCCAACCGCTGCAGGCCGCCCCGCTCACCAACAATGTGGCCGAAGCGATGCCGCCACTGGCCGCCGGGCAGAGCACGCTGTACGCCATCGTCGTGCCGGCCAACGCGACGAAGCTGGAGCTCACCAGCTATAGCGGGCGCGGCACGCTGTCGGTGTACGCGAACTACGAAGCCGAACCGATGCCGTCGGCGAACATCGCCTCGTCGGTGCGTCCCGGCACCAACGAGGTCATCAGCATCGCCTCGCCCGCCGCCGGCACGTACTACTTCAAGGTGGTGGCGACCGCAGATGCAGCCGGCGTGCTGATACGCGCGCGCATCTACTGA
- a CDS encoding protease inhibitor I42 family protein: protein MRHSIRTLVVPLLLICSACGPKPPAQDVKTPSHAIAPLHTVSPASPRRLRIGEQLVLQFDASPASGYSWSFAGPLPPILRMERDPAQVPPEVPRDATVQTWTFRAEHAGRARLSFVYGHPWRARYAPPVYREFDVQVE from the coding sequence ATGCGTCATTCCATCCGCACGCTCGTGGTGCCATTGCTGCTGATCTGTTCCGCATGCGGCCCGAAGCCACCCGCGCAGGACGTCAAGACTCCATCGCACGCGATTGCGCCGCTGCATACGGTTTCGCCCGCTTCGCCGCGCCGTCTTCGCATAGGCGAGCAACTCGTGCTCCAGTTCGATGCGAGCCCGGCGAGCGGCTATTCCTGGAGCTTCGCCGGCCCGCTTCCGCCCATCCTGCGCATGGAGCGCGACCCCGCGCAGGTGCCGCCGGAAGTGCCGCGCGACGCCACGGTGCAGACCTGGACGTTCCGCGCCGAGCACGCCGGCCGCGCCAGACTGTCCTTCGTCTACGGGCATCCGTGGAGAGCACGTTACGCGCCGCCTGTCTACCGGGAGTTCGACGTGCAGGTCGAATGA
- a CDS encoding winged helix-turn-helix domain-containing protein yields MRLPIYRFGEFELDPAARELRRRGERVPLPPKSFDSLAYLIAHRERAVGRDELIAAVWGRVDITDTVVAQTMLRARKALGDQGESSQCYVRTVPRFGYHWVTSVEEIWRAPVATATPPTSVEPATPAREENAARPHARPWRVLVLVASIAGIALAGLMTGRALRTPQAPRAEKAVANAVLVLPVTVAHGEAEDAWVRLGAMDYMASRLRHGGLPVVPSEQALHLSAMARAQSLDVERAAQLGEIADARWVVAPQAERDARGWRVRLTVFEAGREKAIEARGTSALAATAAAVNAWLRRVHPENMRSDPGPSDFDQRLQQIDAELLAGQLDAARQLIESVPPDARAQPALRVREGQLAFRTGRVDEAAAIFQETLARTGLTPEVRARTLMGQGAVEIRRGEAVRAERHYTEALKLLPGLARVDDPTMAGNAYNGLGVALVLQGRMNEAVLNMGMARVEMQRSGNLIEAASVGANLGMIEQQRRHYPQAMQEFDRAIDVFERFDVRDHMAAALMAKAGTQLDMVQADAAAASIARARSLMGSLEDRVLSARIAALSARINLMRGRLRDASRDIARLRALDTSQQSDGMTARELEMRALLVRGDAVGAARLARASLPRDAFISGGLSLTAVQAALAMQDEATSSRWLAYRDRIPAAQRSVDWDIAEALLAQSRARTRDALSKADGAVARAESTGSPDERVQTGVFKARLLRMQGNVEAAVPVLGDLDAFAARDYRVAWETLAVYRVLRDEAMSRAASARVQALRGERDPAIVPAL; encoded by the coding sequence ATGCGCCTTCCGATCTACCGGTTCGGGGAGTTCGAACTCGATCCAGCCGCGCGCGAACTCCGACGTCGGGGCGAGCGCGTACCGTTGCCGCCGAAGTCGTTCGACTCCCTGGCCTACCTCATCGCCCATCGCGAACGCGCGGTGGGCCGCGATGAACTCATCGCCGCGGTTTGGGGACGCGTGGACATCACCGATACGGTGGTCGCGCAAACCATGCTGCGGGCGCGCAAGGCGCTGGGTGACCAGGGCGAGTCGAGCCAGTGCTACGTACGAACCGTGCCGCGCTTCGGCTATCACTGGGTCACCTCCGTGGAGGAAATCTGGCGTGCGCCGGTCGCGACCGCTACGCCGCCGACGTCCGTAGAACCGGCAACACCCGCGCGTGAGGAGAACGCAGCGCGACCGCACGCTCGCCCATGGCGCGTGCTGGTCCTGGTCGCATCGATCGCGGGCATCGCTCTGGCCGGCCTGATGACCGGACGCGCCTTGCGCACGCCACAGGCTCCGCGTGCGGAGAAGGCCGTCGCCAATGCCGTGCTCGTGCTTCCCGTGACCGTCGCGCATGGCGAGGCAGAGGATGCATGGGTGCGGCTGGGCGCGATGGACTACATGGCCAGCCGCCTGCGTCACGGCGGGTTGCCCGTCGTGCCCAGCGAGCAGGCCCTGCACCTGAGCGCGATGGCACGCGCGCAGTCGCTTGATGTCGAACGCGCTGCCCAGCTTGGGGAAATCGCGGATGCGCGCTGGGTCGTCGCACCGCAGGCCGAACGCGACGCACGCGGCTGGCGTGTCCGGCTGACCGTGTTCGAAGCAGGGCGTGAGAAAGCGATCGAAGCGCGTGGCACGAGCGCGCTCGCCGCCACGGCGGCGGCGGTGAATGCCTGGCTTCGGCGCGTGCATCCGGAGAACATGCGATCGGATCCCGGCCCGAGCGACTTCGATCAACGTCTGCAGCAGATCGATGCGGAGTTGCTGGCCGGGCAGCTCGATGCTGCGCGCCAGCTGATCGAATCGGTTCCGCCCGATGCGCGCGCCCAGCCCGCGCTGCGCGTACGCGAGGGACAGCTCGCGTTCCGCACCGGCCGCGTGGACGAAGCGGCGGCGATCTTCCAGGAGACGCTCGCGCGCACCGGACTGACGCCGGAAGTGCGTGCGCGCACGCTCATGGGCCAGGGCGCAGTGGAGATCCGCCGCGGCGAAGCCGTTCGCGCGGAACGTCATTACACCGAAGCGCTGAAGCTGCTGCCCGGTCTGGCGCGGGTCGACGATCCGACGATGGCCGGCAATGCCTACAACGGCCTGGGCGTGGCGCTGGTGCTCCAGGGACGCATGAACGAGGCCGTGCTCAACATGGGCATGGCGCGTGTGGAAATGCAGCGCTCCGGCAACCTGATCGAGGCGGCCTCGGTCGGCGCCAACCTGGGCATGATCGAGCAGCAGCGGCGTCATTACCCGCAGGCGATGCAGGAGTTCGATCGCGCCATCGATGTGTTCGAACGTTTCGACGTCCGCGACCACATGGCCGCGGCGCTCATGGCCAAGGCCGGCACGCAGTTGGACATGGTGCAGGCCGACGCGGCGGCGGCGAGCATCGCGCGTGCGCGTTCGTTGATGGGGTCGCTGGAGGATCGCGTGTTGTCCGCGCGGATCGCGGCGTTGAGCGCGAGGATCAACCTGATGCGCGGACGGCTCCGGGATGCGTCACGCGACATCGCCCGCCTACGCGCGCTCGACACTTCACAGCAGAGCGACGGCATGACGGCTCGCGAGCTGGAGATGCGCGCCCTGCTCGTGCGCGGCGACGCCGTCGGCGCGGCGCGCCTGGCGCGCGCGTCGCTGCCCCGGGATGCGTTCATTTCCGGAGGCCTGTCGTTGACCGCAGTGCAGGCCGCGCTGGCGATGCAGGACGAGGCCACATCATCGCGATGGCTCGCCTACCGCGACCGAATTCCCGCTGCCCAGCGCAGCGTGGACTGGGACATCGCCGAGGCATTGCTCGCACAGTCGCGTGCGCGCACGCGCGATGCGTTGTCGAAAGCGGACGGCGCGGTAGCGCGTGCCGAAAGCACCGGCAGCCCGGACGAACGCGTGCAAACCGGCGTGTTCAAGGCGCGGCTGTTGCGCATGCAGGGAAATGTCGAGGCCGCGGTGCCCGTGCTCGGCGACCTGGATGCGTTCGCCGCGAGGGATTACCGCGTGGCGTGGGAAACGCTGGCGGTATACCGCGTCCTGCGCGACGAAGCGATGAGCCGCGCCGCATCGGCGCGCGTGCAGGCGCTGCGCGGCGAGCGGGATCCGGCCATCGTGCCGGCACTATGA
- a CDS encoding outer membrane protein transport protein: MQLASRFTQLSALALGIAGALAVGQVHASGFQLKENSVKGLGAAFAGVGVNETDSSVVANNPATMARFEGTTMQVDVTAIDLSYEFKGTGTDAAGRPLTGGNGGDAGDIAAVPALSVIHKLDNGLAFGAMVSAPFGLKTEYDDNWQGRYFAHTSDVEIVDLTLAAALDIIPDRFSVGAGIIYSRADVTLSKSVDFGTLLASNPATRLLPFARPQAADGFAEIQGDDTGFGWTVGANFKPTDKLAIGVSYRSEIDYELDGTADWTVPTNVAGVFSVSPTTRALFQDGKATAKLTTPSVLNVDLRYDFTDRFAMMASYAETGWESLREVRIEFANPDPDSVEPFAWKDSTFASLGGEFKLNESWVLRGGVAYDETPTHIETRTPRLPDANRMWYSIGASWMATQALEVNFGYTRIEPDSPKIDITSGGSHLVGPFDGHANLYGVSAQYKF; encoded by the coding sequence ATGCAACTTGCTTCTCGTTTCACTCAGCTGTCGGCGCTCGCCCTCGGCATCGCCGGCGCGCTGGCGGTTGGTCAGGTTCACGCTTCGGGTTTCCAGCTCAAGGAAAACAGCGTCAAGGGCCTCGGCGCCGCCTTCGCCGGCGTTGGCGTCAACGAGACCGATTCCTCGGTCGTCGCCAACAACCCGGCCACGATGGCGCGTTTTGAAGGCACGACCATGCAGGTCGATGTCACCGCGATCGACCTCAGCTACGAATTCAAGGGCACCGGCACCGACGCCGCAGGCCGTCCGCTCACCGGCGGCAACGGTGGCGACGCCGGCGACATCGCCGCCGTGCCGGCGCTCTCGGTCATCCACAAGCTCGACAACGGCCTGGCGTTCGGCGCCATGGTCAGCGCGCCGTTCGGCCTGAAGACCGAGTACGACGACAACTGGCAGGGTCGCTACTTCGCGCACACCTCCGATGTCGAGATCGTCGACCTGACGCTCGCCGCTGCGCTCGACATCATTCCGGACCGCTTCTCGGTCGGCGCCGGCATCATCTACTCGCGCGCCGATGTGACGCTGTCGAAGTCGGTCGATTTCGGCACGCTGCTGGCCAGCAACCCGGCCACGCGTCTGCTGCCGTTCGCCCGCCCGCAGGCGGCCGACGGTTTCGCCGAGATCCAGGGTGACGACACCGGCTTCGGCTGGACCGTGGGTGCCAACTTCAAGCCGACCGACAAGCTCGCCATCGGCGTGAGCTACCGTTCGGAAATCGACTACGAGCTGGACGGCACCGCCGACTGGACCGTGCCGACCAACGTCGCCGGCGTGTTCTCGGTCAGCCCGACCACCCGCGCGCTGTTCCAGGACGGCAAGGCCACCGCCAAGCTGACCACGCCGTCGGTGCTGAACGTCGACCTGCGTTACGACTTCACCGACCGCTTCGCGATGATGGCCTCGTACGCCGAGACCGGCTGGGAATCGCTGCGCGAAGTGCGCATCGAGTTCGCCAATCCGGATCCGGATTCGGTCGAGCCGTTCGCGTGGAAGGACAGCACGTTCGCGTCGCTGGGCGGCGAGTTCAAGCTCAACGAATCGTGGGTCCTGCGTGGTGGCGTCGCCTATGACGAAACCCCGACGCACATCGAGACCCGCACGCCGCGTCTGCCGGACGCCAACCGCATGTGGTACTCGATCGGCGCCAGCTGGATGGCCACCCAGGCCCTGGAAGTCAACTTCGGCTACACCCGCATCGAGCCGGATTCGCCGAAGATCGACATCACCTCGGGCGGTTCGCACCTGGTCGGTCCGTTCGATGGTCACGCCAACCTGTACGGCGTTTCGGCGCAGTACAAGTTCTGA
- a CDS encoding rhomboid family intramembrane serine protease codes for MFVSIPGRERVPLRWATPVLFSVLWLCFITVEVMPGQEQRRLLMEWGALSGGLGTPEAWLTAVRTGSVLRLFTALFLHADWAHLLGNLVFLLIFGLPAERAMGPWRLLILFLLGGAVANLAAVIAIGTPDRLIIGASGAVSALIGAYLALFPGAKLGVVVPLGVFLQFVKVPAPLLIGVWALLQLVFTFIGPAFGAVAWSAHLAGFAFGGAFALIARAGIARRLRRRRGL; via the coding sequence GTGTTCGTGAGCATCCCCGGCCGGGAGCGCGTTCCGCTGCGCTGGGCGACCCCGGTCCTGTTCAGTGTGCTGTGGCTGTGTTTCATCACCGTGGAGGTGATGCCCGGCCAGGAGCAACGCCGCCTGCTCATGGAGTGGGGCGCGCTGTCCGGCGGGCTGGGCACCCCGGAGGCTTGGCTCACGGCGGTCCGCACCGGCAGCGTGCTGCGCCTGTTCACGGCGCTGTTCCTGCACGCTGACTGGGCGCATCTGCTGGGCAACCTCGTATTCCTGCTGATCTTCGGCCTGCCGGCCGAGCGCGCGATGGGCCCGTGGCGGCTGCTGATCCTGTTCCTGCTCGGCGGTGCGGTGGCGAACCTGGCGGCCGTGATCGCCATCGGCACCCCCGACCGCCTCATCATCGGGGCCAGCGGCGCGGTGTCGGCGCTGATCGGCGCCTACCTTGCGCTGTTCCCCGGCGCGAAGCTGGGGGTGGTGGTGCCGCTGGGCGTGTTCCTGCAGTTCGTGAAGGTGCCGGCGCCGCTGCTGATCGGCGTATGGGCGCTCCTGCAACTGGTCTTCACCTTTATCGGCCCCGCCTTCGGTGCGGTGGCCTGGTCGGCGCACCTGGCCGGCTTCGCCTTCGGCGGCGCGTTCGCACTGATCGCACGGGCCGGCATCGCGCGCCGACTGCGACGGCGGCGCGGGCTATGA